One window of the Actinomyces wuliandei genome contains the following:
- the obgE gene encoding GTPase ObgE — MPSFIDRVVLHVAGGDGGHGCTSVHREKFKPLAGPDGGDGGHGGDVVITTDPSVSTLLAYHRRPHRRASSGTPGMGDWRRGVDGQDLVLPVPEGTVVKDVNGEVLADLVGHPASVVVARGGTGGRGNFSLASKRRKAPGFHLLGEPGQARDVVLELKTVADVALVGYPSAGKSSLVAAMSAARPKIADYPFTTLVPNLGVVEAGSTRYTVADVPGLIPGASQGRGLGLDFLRHIERCAVIVHVLDCATLEPGRDPLSDMDTIEAELAAYADRLGSQESDPSLTGLPPLPQRPRVVVLNKVDVPEAEELADFVRSDVEARGVPVFEVSAVVRRGLRPLSFALADLVEQARGQAPSRRAGRVGHDGQPAQRPVIRPAGVGRRGREPVAVVSALHHPSEGQVYQVRGDKPERWVLQTDFTNDEAVGYLADRLAAAGVEDELVRAGAHAGDTVLIGDVERGVLFTWEPALTTGPELLGARGTDARLQEGHRRTNAERRRQYHEMMDAKEAARAELRQEAAEGLWTDASVWEETQ; from the coding sequence ATGCCCAGCTTCATCGACCGAGTGGTTCTTCACGTAGCCGGCGGGGACGGTGGTCACGGCTGTACCTCGGTGCACCGTGAGAAGTTCAAGCCCCTGGCCGGCCCCGATGGCGGTGACGGAGGGCACGGAGGCGACGTCGTCATCACCACGGACCCCTCGGTGTCAACCCTGCTGGCCTACCACCGCCGACCCCACCGACGTGCCTCCAGCGGGACCCCGGGGATGGGGGACTGGCGTCGGGGGGTTGACGGGCAGGACCTGGTCCTGCCCGTCCCGGAGGGCACGGTCGTCAAGGATGTCAACGGGGAGGTCCTGGCGGACCTGGTGGGCCACCCGGCCTCGGTGGTGGTCGCCCGTGGGGGGACAGGCGGGCGTGGCAACTTCTCCCTGGCCTCGAAGAGGAGGAAGGCCCCCGGCTTCCACCTCCTGGGTGAGCCGGGCCAGGCCCGCGACGTGGTCCTGGAGCTCAAGACCGTCGCCGACGTGGCGCTGGTGGGCTACCCGAGCGCGGGCAAGTCCTCCCTCGTCGCCGCGATGAGCGCTGCCCGCCCCAAGATTGCCGACTACCCCTTTACCACCCTGGTGCCCAACCTCGGGGTGGTCGAGGCGGGCTCCACCCGCTACACGGTCGCAGACGTCCCGGGCCTCATCCCCGGGGCCTCCCAGGGCAGGGGCCTGGGCCTGGACTTCCTGCGCCACATCGAGCGCTGCGCCGTCATCGTCCACGTCCTGGACTGCGCCACCCTGGAGCCGGGTCGTGACCCGCTCAGCGACATGGACACGATCGAGGCCGAGCTGGCGGCCTACGCGGACCGGCTGGGCAGCCAGGAGTCGGACCCGTCCCTGACGGGGCTCCCGCCGCTGCCGCAGCGTCCCCGTGTCGTCGTCCTCAACAAGGTCGATGTTCCTGAGGCCGAAGAGCTGGCTGACTTCGTCCGTAGCGACGTCGAGGCCCGGGGGGTGCCGGTCTTCGAGGTCTCAGCCGTCGTGCGCCGCGGACTGAGGCCCCTGTCCTTCGCCTTGGCGGACCTGGTGGAGCAGGCGCGCGGCCAGGCTCCCTCCCGGAGGGCGGGCAGGGTGGGCCATGACGGCCAGCCTGCCCAGCGTCCGGTCATCCGGCCCGCCGGGGTCGGCAGGCGGGGCCGGGAGCCAGTGGCGGTGGTCTCCGCCCTCCACCACCCATCGGAGGGGCAGGTCTACCAGGTGCGGGGGGACAAGCCAGAGAGGTGGGTCCTCCAGACCGACTTCACTAACGACGAGGCGGTGGGCTACCTGGCTGACCGCCTGGCGGCCGCCGGCGTCGAGGACGAGCTGGTCAGGGCGGGGGCGCACGCCGGTGACACGGTCCTTATCGGTGACGTGGAGCGAGGTGTGCTCTTCACCTGGGAGCCGGCCCTGACCACAGGACCCGAGCTGCTGGGCGCACGCGGCACCGATGCGCGCCTTCAGGAGGGGCACCGGCGTACCAACGCGGAGCGTCGCCGTCAGTACCACGAGATGATGGACGCCAAGGAGGCAGCCCGTGCCGAGCTGCGCCAGGAGGCGGCTGAGGGACTGTGGACGGATGCCTCGGTCTGGGAGGAGACGCAGTGA
- the proB gene encoding glutamate 5-kinase — protein sequence MVLKVGSSSLTRADGGLDLNRIDIIAGLIARLRGRGHDVVLVSSGAVAAGLVPLGLERRPGELRLLQAAASVGQGNLVARWQTAMSAYGVVTAQVLLTAQDVAVRSHYRTVRATFDALLSLGAVPVVNENDAVATTEFSLGDNDHLAALVAHLVSADVLVLLTDVDGLWTAPPGSPGAVPVRYVGSAADLVGLNVSGRGSTVGTGGMVTKVQAATISCASGTAVLIAGADDAPLFLGGQGIPADVGTWFAPTGPRRPSRRLWMAHASQPEGRLLIDDGAARAITSGKKSLLLPGVTGVDGEFESGAVVEVVGPERTLARGICRYTSAELAEVLCARAQGVPAPDHVAPVVHRDDLAELPRTAGE from the coding sequence ATCGTCCTCAAGGTCGGCTCCTCCTCCCTGACGCGGGCCGACGGCGGGCTGGACCTCAACCGCATCGACATCATCGCCGGGCTGATCGCCAGGCTGCGCGGCCGTGGGCACGACGTCGTCCTGGTGTCCTCCGGCGCGGTTGCCGCAGGCCTTGTCCCCCTGGGGCTGGAGAGGCGGCCCGGCGAGCTGCGCCTGCTCCAGGCGGCGGCATCGGTGGGGCAGGGCAACCTCGTGGCGCGGTGGCAGACCGCCATGAGCGCCTACGGGGTGGTGACCGCCCAGGTGCTGCTGACCGCCCAGGACGTCGCGGTACGCAGCCACTACCGCACCGTGCGGGCGACGTTTGACGCGCTGCTGTCCCTGGGGGCCGTACCTGTGGTCAACGAGAACGACGCCGTGGCCACCACGGAGTTCAGCCTCGGCGACAACGACCACCTGGCCGCGCTGGTGGCCCACCTGGTCAGCGCGGACGTGCTGGTCCTGCTCACCGACGTGGACGGCTTGTGGACGGCGCCTCCGGGTTCTCCTGGCGCGGTCCCGGTGCGCTACGTGGGCTCTGCCGCCGACCTGGTGGGCCTCAACGTGTCCGGTCGGGGCTCGACCGTGGGCACAGGGGGCATGGTGACCAAGGTCCAGGCGGCGACGATTTCCTGCGCCTCGGGGACAGCGGTCCTCATCGCCGGTGCTGATGACGCCCCCCTCTTCCTGGGAGGGCAGGGCATCCCTGCGGACGTGGGCACCTGGTTCGCCCCCACCGGCCCGCGACGCCCCAGCCGCCGCCTGTGGATGGCCCACGCCTCCCAGCCGGAGGGGCGGCTCCTCATCGACGACGGCGCGGCGCGGGCCATCACCTCCGGCAAGAAGTCCCTCCTGCTGCCGGGGGTCACCGGGGTTGACGGGGAGTTCGAGTCTGGAGCCGTGGTGGAGGTGGTCGGGCCTGAGCGCACGCTTGCCCGGGGGATCTGCCGCTACACCTCCGCCGAGCTGGCGGAGGTCCTCTGTGCCCGGGCGCAGGGTGTGCCCGCACCTGATCACGTGGCCCCGGTGGTCCACCGCGACGACCTGGCCGAGCTGCCGCGCACGGCGGGGGAGTGA